A single genomic interval of Rhodothermus profundi harbors:
- the upp gene encoding uracil phosphoribosyltransferase, with the protein MSTLTVVDHPLLKRDLTLLRRRETTHGQFRQIVAEAAAILAYEALRDLAVEPIPIETPLEPTTGYRVAEEIVVVPILRAGLGMVDGFVRFVPEARVGHLGMQRDERTKQPVDYYSNIPGGIEAARVFVVDPMLATGGSAVQAIHHLKAHGARRFTFVCLIAAPEGIRALQEAHPDVRIVTAAIDRGLDENAFIRPGLGDAGDRIFGTGG; encoded by the coding sequence ATGAGCACGCTGACCGTCGTTGATCACCCCTTGCTGAAGCGTGATTTAACACTGCTCCGGCGACGGGAGACCACGCACGGGCAGTTTCGGCAGATTGTGGCCGAAGCGGCTGCCATTCTGGCCTACGAGGCGCTGCGGGACCTGGCCGTCGAACCGATTCCTATTGAGACGCCTCTGGAGCCCACCACCGGCTATCGGGTGGCCGAGGAGATTGTGGTGGTTCCTATTCTGCGGGCCGGACTGGGGATGGTAGATGGTTTTGTGCGCTTTGTACCGGAGGCGCGGGTGGGGCATCTGGGCATGCAACGCGATGAGCGTACCAAGCAGCCGGTCGATTACTACAGCAATATTCCGGGCGGCATCGAAGCAGCGCGGGTGTTTGTGGTCGATCCCATGCTAGCTACCGGCGGCAGTGCAGTGCAGGCGATCCATCACCTGAAAGCCCATGGAGCCCGGCGCTTTACGTTTGTCTGTTTGATTGCCGCACCAGAAGGGATTCGAGCCCTTCAGGAAGCGCACCCGGACGTGCGTATTGTTACGGCAGCCATAGACCGCGGGCTGGATGAAAATGCGTTCATTCGGCCAGGGTTAGGGGATGCCGGCGACCGCATCTTCGGAACCGGAGGATAA
- a CDS encoding alanine/glycine:cation symporter family protein yields MELFSHVIEQLNSWLAPVLVVGLLGAGLFLTLRLRFIQLRKLAHGFAVASGKYDNPDEPGDVPHFQALTTALSATVGIGNIAGVAIAIHIGGPGALFWMWVTAFLGMATKYSEVTLALHYRVPVESDGKVWAGSVAGGPMYYIEKGLGWKPVAVFFAFMLMITSFMTGNAIQANTIATQVRDTFGIETWITGLVTATLVGLVIIGGIRRIGAVTGVLAPLMAGLYVTGALLIIFANLEHVLPAFGTIFREAFNPTAGVAGTGMGVLLTTLTYGVQRGLFSNEAGQGSAPIAHSAARTDEPVSEGVVALLEPFIDTLVICTMTGLVIVITGVWNERVPTTLPLNDVNITYVTGNDEIGYTRVATPDSVRYVDGRPVEGQPQLAYFEVGVPRLFVDEAQTQPFTGTIYPLQAQARGDDGQRYTRLYGDAVRSSAPLTTLGFERGLSALGLGGVGRYIVLLSVLLFAISTAISWSYYGDRCAYYLFGTKGILPYKTVFLIMHFLGAVVAVTTVWDVGDVALSLVTLPNVISLVLLSGTLKKLTDSYFERQPWKEDYEAHRRWVETRRRKQQGGETQ; encoded by the coding sequence CACGTAATTGAGCAGCTAAATAGTTGGCTGGCACCGGTTCTGGTGGTTGGGTTGCTGGGAGCGGGTTTATTTCTGACCTTGCGTTTACGCTTCATTCAACTGCGCAAGCTGGCGCATGGCTTTGCAGTAGCCTCTGGGAAGTATGACAATCCCGATGAACCGGGCGACGTCCCCCACTTTCAGGCGCTGACGACAGCGCTTTCGGCTACGGTGGGCATTGGCAACATTGCAGGCGTGGCAATTGCGATTCATATCGGCGGGCCGGGGGCGCTTTTCTGGATGTGGGTGACCGCTTTTCTGGGCATGGCCACCAAGTACAGCGAGGTAACACTGGCCCTGCACTACCGCGTACCTGTTGAATCGGACGGCAAGGTCTGGGCTGGCTCGGTGGCCGGTGGACCCATGTACTACATCGAAAAGGGGCTGGGCTGGAAGCCGGTGGCCGTCTTTTTTGCCTTTATGCTCATGATCACTTCGTTCATGACCGGCAATGCGATCCAGGCCAATACCATTGCAACCCAGGTGCGGGATACATTCGGCATTGAGACCTGGATCACCGGTCTGGTTACGGCCACCCTGGTAGGGCTGGTCATCATCGGGGGCATTCGCCGCATTGGTGCGGTAACGGGCGTGCTGGCTCCGCTCATGGCGGGTCTGTACGTAACGGGGGCGCTGCTGATCATTTTTGCTAACCTGGAGCACGTGCTCCCTGCTTTTGGAACGATCTTCCGCGAAGCCTTTAACCCGACCGCGGGCGTGGCCGGGACCGGCATGGGGGTATTGCTGACCACGCTCACCTATGGCGTGCAGCGCGGGCTTTTTTCCAACGAAGCCGGGCAGGGCTCAGCGCCTATAGCCCATTCAGCGGCTCGAACAGATGAGCCGGTCTCCGAAGGTGTGGTGGCGTTGCTGGAGCCGTTTATCGACACGCTGGTTATCTGCACCATGACCGGCCTTGTGATCGTGATTACCGGTGTCTGGAATGAGCGCGTGCCCACTACGCTGCCGCTCAACGATGTGAACATCACGTACGTCACCGGTAACGACGAGATCGGCTACACGCGCGTGGCCACGCCTGATTCGGTGCGGTATGTGGACGGGCGGCCGGTGGAGGGGCAGCCGCAACTGGCTTACTTCGAGGTAGGTGTGCCGCGGCTGTTCGTGGATGAGGCCCAGACGCAGCCCTTTACGGGTACCATCTATCCGTTGCAGGCGCAGGCGCGTGGTGACGATGGGCAGCGCTACACCCGGCTTTACGGCGATGCGGTGCGGAGCAGTGCGCCGCTAACCACCCTCGGATTTGAGCGCGGGCTGTCGGCGCTGGGACTGGGGGGCGTTGGCCGCTACATCGTGCTGCTAAGCGTGCTGTTGTTTGCGATTTCGACGGCTATTTCCTGGAGTTACTACGGTGATCGCTGTGCTTACTATCTGTTTGGCACGAAGGGCATTCTACCCTACAAGACCGTTTTCCTGATCATGCACTTTCTGGGCGCTGTGGTGGCCGTGACTACTGTGTGGGATGTAGGCGATGTGGCCCTGTCGCTGGTGACGCTGCCCAACGTAATCTCCCTGGTGTTGCTTTCAGGGACGCTCAAGAAGCTTACCGATAGCTATTTTGAACGGCAACCCTGGAAGGAAGACTACGAAGCGCATCGGCGCTGGGTAGAAACGCGCAGGCGCAAGCAACAGGGAGGGGAAACGCAATAG